The proteins below come from a single Methanomassiliicoccus sp. genomic window:
- the psmB gene encoding archaeal proteasome endopeptidase complex subunit beta, with translation MANDELKTGTTTIGIVFKDGVVLATEHRATMGNVIAHKDVRKLFKIDDNLGLTVAGLVGDAQLLARYIKAEVELYKLKRGAPMSVNSAATLLSNIMRGGGGSYGFYYVGLIIGGIDTNGGHVYSLDAAGGSIRDEYVSVGSGSPYAYGVLEDHYKRGMSEDDAISLAIRALNAAMRRDSASGDGYAVSVINKDGFRELSPEETLERATKMKLMVGFVKHP, from the coding sequence ATGGCTAATGACGAGTTGAAGACAGGCACAACCACCATCGGTATAGTGTTCAAGGATGGTGTCGTACTAGCTACTGAGCACCGGGCCACCATGGGCAATGTGATCGCCCACAAGGATGTCCGTAAGCTGTTCAAGATCGATGACAACCTGGGGTTGACCGTGGCCGGTCTGGTCGGTGATGCTCAGCTGCTTGCCAGGTACATAAAGGCGGAGGTGGAGCTATACAAGCTCAAGAGGGGCGCACCCATGTCCGTGAACTCCGCAGCCACCCTCCTATCCAACATCATGAGGGGTGGAGGAGGCTCATACGGGTTCTACTATGTGGGTCTGATCATCGGTGGTATCGACACCAACGGTGGGCATGTCTACTCCTTGGATGCTGCGGGTGGCTCCATCCGCGATGAGTATGTGTCCGTAGGCTCCGGGTCCCCCTACGCCTACGGTGTCCTGGAGGACCACTACAAGAGGGGCATGTCCGAGGACGATGCCATCTCTCTGGCCATCAGGGCGCTGAACGCCGCCATGCGGCGGGATTCCGCAAGCGGCGATGGGTACGCGGTGTCCGTTATCAACAAGGACGGTTTCCGCGAGCTCTCGCCGGAGGAAACCCTGGAGAGGGCCACCAAGATGAAGCTGATGGTCGGCTTCGTCAAACACCCTTAA
- a CDS encoding PAS domain S-box protein — protein MTYRILYVDDEEGLLDVGKAFLEQMGSFTVDTTTSAEEALEGVRENEYLAIVADYQMPVMDGIELLKRIRASGNRIPFILFTGRGREEIAIEALNNGADFYLQKGGDPRAQFTELSNQIQHAIDRNEAEKAVREREAKYRGLFDNMNELALILEYFVDEHGTIIDGLVRDINRSGLRRLGIRSSADVVGKGVSNIMGSDMMSRFLPYIQKIRDDGQPFVKEHHFPLNGRDYITAVNPLGKDHMIVISTDITDIRMAKMAAKESEERFKLIAEQLLDVVYTTDAEGTITYISPSSSSLFGRSPEEMIGRHFMEYLEESSVPKAIREFQATVKVGKPVRNLELLMKHADGRTFIGELTGSPTTNGSGVNGSTGSVRDVSERKLSQLALSEAERNLRRITENMSDLVVELDQHGIALYASPSHHRLIGIDPEEVVGRSIFDLIVPEDRRWVEDEYKQWMHRGETKEIEYRIKDRNGTLHWVHSIGTALTDEGGHIIGAIINSRDVTERRRAEDALHQSEGRLQRAEEVARIGHWTIDLDDLSMIGSRGASKIYGIEQKKWSLKEVQAVPLAQYRPLLDSSLKKLIEEGAPYDVEFKIKRMDDGQILDIHSSAEYDPEQRIVFGVIHDITETKRAQEAMAHSNDLMRYIIEHSRSAIAVLDREMRYLFVSQHYIDDYELKRNVEGMYHYDVFPDLPPQWKEVHRRALAGEVISADEESYIKEHGSVYWTRWECRPWFLPDGSIGGIILDTEVINEHRQVKEELKRISGLLDLATQAGRAGVWEWDVTKDRVTWSDLMFEHHGIRKDEFGGRLEDWLGLTLPEDRAKYEEEIRRALKDGSRLDTVLRLRWPDGSVHNIRVLAFVQRNAEGEPLIMSGIGMETT, from the coding sequence GTGACATATAGAATTCTTTATGTCGATGATGAGGAGGGGCTCTTGGATGTGGGGAAGGCCTTCCTGGAGCAGATGGGATCATTCACCGTGGATACCACCACTTCCGCCGAGGAGGCCCTGGAAGGGGTAAGGGAGAACGAGTACCTGGCCATCGTGGCCGATTATCAGATGCCGGTCATGGACGGCATAGAGCTTCTCAAGAGGATAAGGGCTTCCGGGAACAGGATCCCCTTCATACTATTCACTGGTCGAGGGCGGGAGGAGATCGCCATCGAGGCCCTCAATAACGGGGCCGATTTCTACCTTCAGAAGGGCGGGGACCCCAGAGCCCAGTTCACCGAGCTGTCAAACCAGATACAACATGCCATCGACAGGAACGAGGCCGAGAAGGCCGTGAGGGAAAGGGAGGCCAAGTACAGAGGCCTGTTCGACAACATGAACGAGCTGGCCTTGATCCTGGAGTACTTCGTCGACGAGCATGGAACGATCATCGACGGCCTAGTGCGCGATATAAACCGCTCCGGCCTCCGGAGGCTGGGCATCAGATCTTCGGCTGACGTCGTGGGAAAGGGGGTCAGCAACATCATGGGGTCCGACATGATGAGCAGGTTCCTACCTTACATCCAAAAGATAAGGGACGATGGGCAGCCCTTCGTCAAGGAGCATCACTTCCCGCTCAACGGTCGCGACTACATCACCGCCGTAAATCCCCTGGGCAAGGATCATATGATCGTGATCAGCACCGATATCACGGACATCAGGATGGCCAAGATGGCTGCCAAGGAGAGCGAGGAGCGTTTCAAGCTCATCGCGGAGCAGCTGCTTGATGTCGTCTACACCACCGATGCGGAGGGGACGATAACATACATCTCCCCCTCCTCTTCATCATTGTTCGGCCGCTCACCCGAGGAGATGATCGGAAGGCATTTCATGGAATACCTGGAGGAATCCTCCGTCCCCAAGGCCATCCGGGAGTTCCAGGCGACCGTGAAGGTCGGAAAACCGGTCCGCAACCTGGAGCTTTTGATGAAGCATGCGGACGGCAGGACCTTCATCGGGGAGCTCACCGGTTCCCCCACCACGAACGGGAGTGGTGTCAACGGCTCCACGGGGTCCGTGAGGGATGTGAGCGAGCGCAAGCTGTCCCAGCTGGCCCTGAGCGAGGCAGAGAGAAACCTGAGACGGATAACGGAGAACATGAGCGACCTGGTGGTGGAGCTGGACCAGCATGGTATAGCTCTTTATGCAAGCCCTTCGCACCATCGCCTCATCGGCATCGATCCAGAAGAGGTCGTTGGGCGTTCGATATTCGATCTTATAGTGCCTGAGGACCGCCGGTGGGTAGAGGACGAGTATAAGCAATGGATGCACAGGGGAGAGACGAAGGAGATCGAGTACAGGATCAAGGACAGGAACGGCACCTTGCATTGGGTCCATTCCATAGGCACCGCTCTCACCGATGAGGGCGGTCACATCATCGGTGCCATAATCAACTCCAGGGACGTGACAGAGAGGAGGAGGGCAGAGGACGCCCTTCATCAGAGCGAGGGACGATTGCAGCGAGCGGAGGAAGTCGCCCGCATCGGTCATTGGACCATCGATCTGGATGACCTCTCGATGATCGGTTCAAGGGGTGCCAGCAAGATCTATGGCATAGAGCAAAAGAAGTGGTCACTGAAGGAGGTGCAGGCGGTGCCCCTGGCCCAGTACCGTCCTCTCTTGGACAGCTCACTGAAGAAGCTGATCGAGGAGGGAGCTCCCTATGATGTGGAGTTCAAGATAAAGAGGATGGATGATGGGCAGATACTCGACATCCACTCCTCGGCAGAGTACGATCCCGAGCAGAGAATCGTGTTCGGAGTCATCCACGATATCACTGAGACCAAGCGCGCCCAGGAGGCGATGGCCCACTCCAACGACCTCATGAGGTACATCATCGAGCACAGCAGGAGCGCCATTGCCGTGCTGGACCGAGAGATGAGATACCTGTTCGTGAGCCAGCACTACATCGATGACTATGAACTGAAGAGGAATGTGGAGGGCATGTACCACTATGATGTGTTCCCGGACCTGCCCCCCCAATGGAAGGAGGTCCACCGCCGGGCCTTGGCGGGGGAGGTCATCAGCGCTGATGAGGAATCGTACATCAAGGAGCATGGGTCGGTCTACTGGACCAGGTGGGAATGCCGCCCCTGGTTTCTTCCGGACGGGTCCATCGGAGGTATCATCCTTGACACCGAGGTCATAAACGAGCACAGGCAGGTCAAGGAAGAACTGAAAAGGATCTCCGGCCTCCTTGACCTGGCCACCCAGGCCGGAAGAGCGGGGGTCTGGGAATGGGATGTGACCAAGGACAGAGTCACGTGGAGCGATCTAATGTTCGAGCACCACGGCATTCGCAAGGACGAGTTCGGGGGACGGTTAGAGGACTGGCTCGGCCT
- a CDS encoding type II/IV secretion system ATPase subunit, producing the protein MTTRIVLRSHGIGRDLEAGGLSQALSAMLREKAMRRPGFSGCWTTPDLPLNHRVLESYMVLGTTVKVVSQEQGGELLYHVRPWEYDLPDPWITALARVVQKISYLPPPTLISSAAELRDHVHSSSSRLLRSMVSGGQLELGRGIEEREDNISRLSEIVVRYTVGLGLFEVLLSDDRIEDVFVDAPSSENPLHITINGVNGTNAVRRCLTNITASSREVEKIASRLKQTSGHPFSEAFPVLETDVEGFESRATVIGPPLSPGGTALALRRHSRRPWTLMKLAYNGSIDVSMAGLLSFLIDGRSAMLVCGARGAGKSSLLSAMMFEFPLSQRILTIEDTLELPTPQMQALGYKVQSLFVESSLEHTNEEMADQALRVSLRLGESAIVLGEVRGKEAQTLYQSMRTGKAGSSVLGTIHGESASSVYERVVHDMGIPKEAFMATDLVLTMGLSRPGGSSRSVRRLVEISECHRNNDAAEFHNLLEEEGAFTGSALNASSVVRRIASSWDMSMDEALSNIQARTDMRQVLLDSAASGGLQYLEPEWVLRCNRFFWDRIDSGDRDYGRMVDEFRSLVNRRS; encoded by the coding sequence ATGACCACTAGGATTGTCCTGCGATCGCACGGCATCGGCCGGGACTTGGAAGCAGGCGGTCTGAGCCAGGCGCTGTCTGCAATGCTGCGCGAGAAGGCCATGAGAAGACCGGGATTCTCTGGATGCTGGACCACCCCTGACCTGCCCCTCAACCACCGGGTCCTGGAGAGCTATATGGTCCTGGGCACCACGGTGAAGGTGGTGTCCCAGGAGCAGGGTGGAGAGCTCCTATACCACGTGCGGCCCTGGGAATACGATCTTCCAGACCCCTGGATCACCGCTCTCGCACGCGTCGTCCAGAAGATCTCCTACCTTCCCCCTCCCACTCTGATCTCATCCGCCGCCGAGCTCCGGGACCACGTCCACAGCTCGTCCTCCAGGCTCTTGCGTAGCATGGTCTCCGGGGGACAGCTTGAGCTAGGACGGGGGATAGAGGAGAGGGAGGATAACATATCCCGCCTGTCGGAGATCGTGGTCCGCTACACCGTGGGCCTGGGCCTTTTCGAGGTCCTGCTCTCCGATGACCGCATTGAGGACGTGTTCGTGGATGCCCCGTCCTCGGAGAACCCCTTACACATAACCATCAACGGCGTCAACGGTACCAATGCCGTCCGACGGTGCCTCACCAACATCACTGCCTCCTCCAGGGAGGTGGAGAAGATCGCCTCGAGGCTCAAGCAGACGAGCGGCCATCCCTTCTCCGAGGCCTTCCCTGTACTGGAGACCGACGTCGAGGGCTTCGAGTCCAGGGCTACGGTCATCGGGCCTCCGCTGTCGCCCGGAGGGACGGCCCTGGCCTTGCGAAGGCACTCGCGGAGACCGTGGACCCTGATGAAGCTGGCATACAACGGTTCCATCGACGTGTCCATGGCCGGATTGCTGTCCTTCCTTATCGACGGACGCAGCGCTATGCTCGTATGCGGGGCCCGGGGCGCAGGGAAGTCCTCTCTGCTGTCAGCGATGATGTTCGAGTTCCCCCTGTCGCAACGCATCCTCACCATCGAGGACACCCTCGAGCTCCCCACCCCGCAGATGCAGGCACTGGGGTACAAGGTCCAATCGCTGTTCGTGGAGAGCAGTCTGGAGCACACCAACGAGGAGATGGCGGATCAGGCGCTGAGGGTCTCCCTCCGCCTGGGGGAGTCGGCCATAGTCCTGGGCGAGGTCCGGGGGAAGGAAGCCCAGACCCTTTACCAGAGCATGCGCACGGGAAAGGCCGGCTCATCGGTCCTAGGAACGATCCACGGGGAATCCGCAAGCTCGGTGTACGAGCGGGTCGTTCATGATATGGGCATACCCAAGGAGGCCTTCATGGCCACGGACCTGGTCCTAACCATGGGCCTGTCGCGGCCGGGAGGATCGTCACGTTCCGTCCGTCGCCTGGTAGAGATCTCCGAGTGCCATCGCAACAACGATGCCGCGGAGTTCCATAACCTGTTGGAAGAAGAAGGCGCGTTCACAGGTTCTGCACTGAACGCATCCTCGGTCGTACGCCGCATCGCCTCCTCCTGGGACATGTCCATGGATGAAGCTCTTTCCAATATCCAGGCTCGGACGGACATGCGCCAAGTGCTCCTCGACTCCGCTGCCTCCGGTGGCCTGCAGTACCTGGAACCAGAATGGGTGCTCCGGTGCAACCGCTTCTTCTGGGACCGCATCGACTCGGGGGATAGGGACTATGGGCGGATGGTGGACGAATTCCGTTCCCTAGTGAACAGGAGGTCTTAA
- a CDS encoding aminopeptidase — protein sequence MSSIEEAALVAMRDVIGLRTGEEVLIATNFEGDAFDISRALFDQTKALGGRPVMMVQEPKTILQFAEHAVLAAIRECPDIFISVPHFKTGKDPYGQKIGYIGHDGKRYDHIQYYLMGERRMRSFWSPSLTRDTFERCVVLDYAEMRANAAKLKKIMDAGKKVHVTSPAGTDVTISIEGRKAFADDGDFRLPGSGGNIPCGEVYVSPVVASTKGTIVYDGTLDLIPRCVQPKEPVRVDFKDGYISEVSGGPDAEALLAVIKSGEKRARENGLVAEERNARNIGELGIGINYQAKMVNNMLEDEKVGKTCHFAIGFNYDNDGPALIHQDCLVKRPSIWVDDTQILRDGDIII from the coding sequence ATGTCCAGCATTGAAGAGGCGGCCTTGGTGGCCATGCGCGACGTGATAGGGCTGCGGACTGGGGAGGAAGTCCTGATAGCGACCAACTTCGAGGGCGATGCCTTCGATATATCCCGGGCGTTGTTCGATCAAACGAAGGCATTGGGAGGCAGACCGGTGATGATGGTCCAGGAGCCTAAGACCATCCTGCAGTTCGCCGAGCATGCGGTCCTGGCCGCGATCCGCGAGTGCCCGGACATCTTCATATCCGTGCCGCACTTCAAGACCGGCAAGGACCCATATGGTCAGAAGATCGGGTACATCGGACATGACGGCAAACGGTATGACCATATCCAATACTATCTCATGGGGGAGAGAAGGATGCGCTCCTTCTGGTCACCTTCGTTGACCAGGGACACCTTCGAGCGCTGCGTGGTCCTGGACTACGCGGAGATGAGGGCCAACGCCGCCAAGCTGAAGAAGATAATGGACGCGGGGAAGAAGGTGCATGTCACCTCCCCCGCGGGTACGGACGTCACCATCTCCATCGAGGGCAGAAAGGCCTTCGCCGATGATGGTGATTTCCGCCTGCCGGGCAGCGGCGGCAACATCCCCTGCGGCGAGGTGTACGTATCTCCGGTGGTAGCATCGACCAAGGGCACGATCGTTTACGATGGTACCCTAGACCTCATCCCCAGATGCGTACAGCCCAAGGAGCCCGTAAGAGTGGACTTCAAGGATGGGTACATCTCCGAGGTGAGCGGCGGTCCGGACGCCGAGGCCCTCCTCGCTGTGATTAAGAGCGGGGAGAAGAGGGCCCGCGAGAACGGGCTGGTGGCCGAGGAGCGCAACGCCCGCAACATCGGAGAGCTGGGCATCGGTATCAATTACCAGGCCAAGATGGTCAACAACATGCTGGAGGATGAGAAGGTGGGCAAGACCTGCCACTTCGCCATCGGCTTCAACTACGACAACGACGGGCCCGCTCTGATCCATCAGGACTGTTTGGTCAAGAGGCCGTCGATCTGGGTTGATGATACGCAGATCCTCAGGGACGGGGACATAATCATCTGA
- a CDS encoding DUF2085 domain-containing protein, translating into MHGDPSHGAKKAMLIFFTAWAVVVLISPWTLPAGSVPDLSGRSGSLDNMDSIEEMNPLAAAVYIIGDVYCHQRLDRSFTMNGNEMPFCARDVGIFLGLALGMLIIMMIRPRFRFWLFLVLVVPIILDGSMQLLGLYESNNAMRLITGALGGGGSSYLLGHVADVKLGSSKSS; encoded by the coding sequence ATGCACGGGGACCCGTCCCACGGGGCCAAGAAGGCCATGCTCATCTTCTTCACCGCCTGGGCCGTGGTGGTCCTCATCTCGCCCTGGACCTTGCCGGCGGGCAGCGTGCCGGACCTCAGCGGACGCTCCGGTTCCCTCGACAACATGGACAGCATCGAAGAGATGAACCCACTGGCCGCGGCTGTGTACATCATCGGCGATGTCTACTGCCATCAAAGGCTGGACCGCTCGTTCACGATGAACGGGAACGAGATGCCCTTCTGCGCCCGGGACGTGGGCATCTTCCTGGGTCTGGCCCTGGGGATGCTGATCATCATGATGATCCGTCCGAGATTCCGTTTCTGGCTGTTCCTTGTTCTGGTCGTACCCATCATACTGGACGGGAGTATGCAACTTCTGGGTTTGTACGAGTCCAACAACGCAATGCGCCTGATAACAGGGGCCTTGGGCGGCGGAGGGAGCTCATATCTATTGGGCCATGTGGCCGATGTAAAACTTGGTTCTAGTAAAAGTTCCTGA
- a CDS encoding peptidase yields the protein MEVLAPAGSKETFKAALAGGADAIYLGGKLFGARRFAQNFSDDELKSAVDTAHGRGVRVYVTVNTLIKERELSLASSYLDLLDRIGADAVIVQDRGLAQLARERYGLDVHASTQMGIHSPEDALWAQKQGITRAILSRELTLPEIARIATSTTIGLEVFVHGALCYAFSGQCLFSSILGGRSGNRGMCAQPCRKRYTLGLQSGYLLSTADLFSIEALPRLLEIGVEAVKIEGRLRSPVYVYLATKIYKAAVQRAEKGEEVLMTPREREMLSVAFNRGFSPGYMLTTEVMQRSYPDSRGLLLGRARSEGRRVRVRGELEEGDGITFYRGDEKVGGFEVRSPIVEGDVKILPSPYRLELGDYTAYKTKDREFAAIEATINKVPFPASHVLRREVSLHPQEVQRKPRPGELSFYVSSIPALKEVLPYAQRVYFDLGPHTDEALAECRSSSVECVVNLPRITPNIPAVPDAPLMVNSPGQSMVFPERMVYGSYFMNMFNSLNHPELYQYTLSVELSRDDMWDLARHYRGRLEVMVFGRLELMITRDPTLPEGTLVDERGARFPVIRDHQGYAHILNSADLFLLDHLDELERMGMDSYGIDLRNRPPDLCSIVARAYAKRDLRQKEKIKRRVGGITAGHFLRGVQ from the coding sequence ATGGAAGTCCTCGCTCCAGCCGGGTCCAAGGAGACATTCAAGGCCGCCCTGGCCGGGGGCGCCGATGCCATTTATCTAGGTGGTAAGCTGTTCGGGGCCAGGCGGTTCGCCCAAAACTTCTCCGATGATGAGCTGAAGTCGGCGGTGGACACGGCGCACGGGAGAGGAGTGAGGGTGTACGTGACCGTGAACACCCTTATCAAGGAGCGTGAGCTCAGCCTCGCCAGCAGCTACCTGGACCTTTTGGACCGCATCGGCGCGGATGCGGTCATAGTGCAGGACCGAGGATTGGCACAGCTAGCCAGGGAGCGCTACGGCCTGGACGTCCATGCCTCCACCCAGATGGGGATACACTCACCGGAGGACGCCCTGTGGGCCCAGAAGCAAGGGATCACCAGGGCGATACTGTCCCGTGAGCTGACGCTCCCGGAGATCGCCCGCATCGCCACCTCCACCACCATTGGCCTGGAGGTGTTCGTGCACGGCGCACTGTGCTACGCGTTCTCCGGCCAATGCCTGTTCTCATCCATCCTGGGAGGCCGCTCGGGTAACCGGGGGATGTGTGCCCAACCATGCCGCAAGCGCTACACCCTCGGCCTCCAGTCCGGCTACCTGCTGTCGACCGCCGACCTGTTCTCGATCGAAGCCCTGCCCCGCCTGCTGGAGATAGGGGTGGAGGCCGTGAAGATCGAGGGACGCCTGCGGTCCCCGGTGTACGTGTACCTGGCCACGAAGATATACAAGGCCGCGGTGCAGAGGGCGGAGAAGGGAGAGGAGGTGCTCATGACGCCGAGGGAGCGGGAGATGCTCTCCGTGGCGTTCAACCGTGGCTTCAGTCCAGGGTACATGCTCACCACCGAGGTCATGCAGCGCTCCTATCCCGACTCCCGGGGCCTGCTGCTGGGGAGGGCAAGATCAGAGGGTCGCAGGGTGAGGGTGAGGGGCGAGCTGGAGGAGGGGGACGGGATCACCTTCTACCGCGGTGACGAGAAGGTCGGAGGCTTCGAGGTCCGTTCCCCCATCGTGGAAGGGGACGTCAAAATCCTCCCCTCCCCCTACCGGCTGGAGCTGGGCGATTACACGGCATATAAGACCAAGGACCGAGAGTTCGCGGCCATCGAGGCTACGATAAATAAGGTACCATTCCCCGCATCGCATGTGCTGCGGAGGGAGGTGTCCTTACACCCTCAGGAGGTCCAACGGAAGCCCCGCCCCGGAGAGCTCTCCTTCTACGTCTCGTCCATCCCTGCCCTGAAGGAGGTGCTGCCTTATGCCCAGAGGGTGTACTTCGACCTGGGGCCGCATACGGACGAGGCTTTGGCGGAGTGCCGGTCGTCCTCGGTGGAGTGCGTGGTGAACCTGCCGCGCATAACTCCAAACATTCCCGCGGTGCCGGACGCGCCCCTCATGGTCAACTCCCCCGGTCAGTCCATGGTTTTCCCCGAACGCATGGTCTACGGCTCCTACTTCATGAACATGTTCAACTCCTTGAACCATCCGGAACTATACCAGTATACACTGTCCGTGGAGCTCTCCAGGGACGATATGTGGGACCTTGCCCGCCACTATCGGGGGAGGTTGGAGGTGATGGTCTTCGGAAGGTTGGAGCTGATGATCACCCGCGACCCCACGTTGCCGGAGGGGACCCTGGTGGACGAGCGAGGGGCCAGGTTCCCGGTCATCCGGGACCACCAGGGGTACGCTCATATACTCAACTCCGCGGACCTCTTCCTGCTCGACCACCTCGATGAGCTGGAGCGCATGGGAATGGACTCCTATGGAATCGACCTCCGGAACCGACCTCCGGACCTGTGCTCCATCGTGGCCAGGGCCTACGCCAAGAGGGACCTCCGTCAGAAGGAGAAGATCAAGCGCCGGGTAGGGGGCATCACCGCTGGGCATTTCCTCAGGGGAGTGCAGTAG
- a CDS encoding formylmethanofuran dehydrogenase, whose protein sequence is MITLPDEMIALKKFHGHLGPFAVLGYRMGQLARRRFTQRIYARVHSGTERPLSCLADGIQMSSCCTLGKNNITLLEERQAWSEFSDGTGHLDIRVRPELIEDISARCDHHNEEEMAMRFYSLSDDDLFVVTSDRSAPFGR, encoded by the coding sequence ATGATCACGCTTCCTGACGAGATGATCGCCCTCAAAAAGTTCCATGGTCACCTGGGCCCGTTCGCGGTCCTGGGATACCGCATGGGTCAGCTGGCCCGCCGCCGCTTCACCCAGCGTATCTATGCTCGGGTCCACAGCGGCACGGAGAGGCCCCTGTCCTGCCTTGCCGATGGCATCCAGATGTCCTCATGCTGCACCCTCGGAAAGAACAACATCACCCTCCTGGAGGAAAGGCAGGCATGGTCGGAGTTCTCCGACGGGACGGGGCATCTCGATATCCGGGTCCGACCTGAGCTCATAGAGGACATATCCGCGCGTTGCGACCATCATAACGAGGAGGAGATGGCCATGCGTTTCTACTCCCTCTCCGACGATGACCTGTTCGTCGTCACATCAGACCGATCAGCCCCGTTCGGCAGATGA
- a CDS encoding 2,3-bisphosphoglycerate-independent phosphoglycerate mutase: MEAGKKMMIVVMDGLGDRAVKELGYKTPLQVAKKPNLDWFAQNGTSGSMDVIGPGIRPGSDTSHLALLGYDPYEVYTGRGPFEAAGVGLIGQKGDIAFRCNFATVDPKMNVMDRRAGRIKEPDTTELVKALQGLKVAGIEAIVKDATEHRAVLLLRGEGLDPHVSDADPHAIAKVQLSKPLVPGAQRTAEAVNEFVKRSFEILDAHPVNIRRREQGLLPGNILLPRGGGPFPDIEPFEKRYGMKGSCVAGVSLIKGIGRVVGLEIVDVPKGSGGTGTDMVAKARIALKELERKDFVLMNVKASDVVSHDGDPRRKIEVIERLDGMAKVLREGLPEGAVIAFCADHCTPVARFDHSGDPVPLTIYSETSIKDGVQSYDEVSCAKGALGRIRGKDLMPILYDRADRSEKFGA; encoded by the coding sequence ATGGAAGCGGGCAAGAAGATGATGATCGTCGTAATGGACGGTCTAGGGGACCGTGCGGTGAAGGAGCTTGGCTACAAGACCCCACTGCAGGTCGCGAAGAAACCGAACCTTGACTGGTTCGCGCAGAACGGAACGTCCGGGTCCATGGACGTCATAGGTCCAGGGATCCGGCCCGGATCGGACACCTCCCATCTGGCGCTCCTAGGTTATGATCCCTATGAGGTATACACAGGCCGCGGGCCCTTCGAGGCCGCCGGGGTCGGACTGATCGGTCAGAAGGGCGATATCGCTTTCCGATGCAACTTCGCCACGGTGGACCCGAAGATGAACGTCATGGACCGCCGGGCGGGGCGCATCAAGGAACCGGACACCACGGAGCTGGTGAAAGCTCTGCAAGGCCTGAAGGTCGCCGGGATCGAGGCCATAGTGAAGGACGCCACCGAGCACCGCGCCGTCCTCCTGTTACGCGGTGAGGGCCTGGACCCTCATGTCTCCGACGCCGACCCCCACGCCATCGCCAAGGTGCAGTTGAGCAAGCCATTGGTCCCTGGGGCCCAGAGGACCGCGGAGGCGGTGAACGAGTTCGTCAAGAGGTCCTTCGAGATCCTCGATGCCCACCCTGTGAACATCCGCCGCCGGGAGCAGGGTCTGCTGCCAGGGAACATCCTGTTACCCCGGGGTGGCGGTCCCTTCCCGGACATCGAGCCCTTCGAGAAGCGCTACGGCATGAAGGGGTCATGTGTGGCCGGGGTGTCGCTCATCAAGGGTATCGGCCGCGTGGTCGGTCTGGAGATCGTGGATGTCCCCAAAGGTTCCGGAGGGACGGGCACCGACATGGTGGCCAAGGCCCGCATCGCCCTGAAGGAGCTGGAGCGGAAGGACTTCGTGCTCATGAACGTGAAGGCCTCGGACGTGGTGTCCCATGATGGGGACCCCCGCCGCAAGATCGAGGTCATCGAGCGCCTCGACGGCATGGCCAAGGTGCTCCGCGAAGGCCTGCCTGAGGGAGCGGTCATCGCCTTCTGTGCCGACCACTGCACCCCCGTGGCCCGGTTCGACCACTCCGGCGATCCGGTCCCCCTGACCATCTACTCGGAGACCAGCATTAAGGATGGTGTGCAGAGCTACGATGAGGTCTCCTGCGCCAAGGGAGCGCTAGGACGTATCAGAGGCAAGGACCTGATGCCCATCCTGTACGACCGCGCGGACCGCTCCGAGAAGTTCGGGGCCTAA